The Chryseobacterium nakagawai genome has a segment encoding these proteins:
- a CDS encoding DUF4259 domain-containing protein has translation MGAWGYKNFENDTATDWFAELEGSPDKELVIPYLTKILDEDDFIDDEESFITLATLEALNGRLKLISTDYILPQLESVDTIVLAQMVIRAAKKILFFKEHSELRELWQESDEYHQWFNYQVSLIIKLDHFYSNYNFVEKESDPEIEAEWSKYIKTNFS, from the coding sequence ATGGGCGCTTGGGGATACAAGAATTTTGAAAATGATACTGCAACAGATTGGTTTGCAGAACTGGAGGGATCTCCGGATAAAGAATTGGTGATTCCTTATCTTACCAAAATTTTGGATGAAGATGATTTTATAGATGACGAAGAAAGTTTTATTACATTAGCAACCCTTGAAGCACTGAATGGTCGTCTGAAGCTGATCTCTACAGATTATATTCTGCCGCAGTTGGAATCTGTAGATACGATTGTCCTGGCCCAAATGGTAATAAGGGCAGCTAAAAAGATCCTTTTCTTTAAAGAGCATTCAGAATTAAGGGAATTATGGCAGGAATCTGATGAATACCATCAATGGTTTAATTATCAGGTTTCGTTAATTATAAAGCTTGATCATTTTTACAGTAACTATAATTTTGTTGAGAAAGAGAGTGATCCGGAAATTGAGGCGGAATGGTCGAAATATATAAAAACTAATTTTTCATAG
- a CDS encoding Imm26 family immunity protein — MNKKLKVGDIFFLQLNDSKKYIFGRILFDVKKQYHKKIDSKIFSESYMPYLMMFYRECQLVELYDGLYDQSNSYDNTSKIIIPRVLTQAIDSKWNILNWGIIKNEPVDYTKVEFPEHLNIMSNIVKLDRGEISIKTNLNIKDNMIDNFNSEMYVPATIAYASLDFQNKREFIPEDARWPEYIKNGDLLYHPELRTKIYTELNIDPNKSYYELSKEMGFDLERFY; from the coding sequence ATGAATAAAAAATTAAAAGTAGGAGATATCTTTTTTTTGCAGCTAAACGATTCAAAGAAATATATTTTTGGAAGAATTTTGTTTGATGTCAAAAAACAATATCATAAAAAGATTGATTCAAAAATTTTTTCCGAAAGTTATATGCCCTATTTAATGATGTTCTATAGAGAATGTCAATTGGTAGAGTTATATGACGGTTTGTATGACCAATCGAATTCTTATGATAATACTTCCAAAATTATTATCCCAAGGGTTTTAACTCAAGCAATAGACTCAAAATGGAATATACTGAATTGGGGAATCATTAAAAATGAGCCTGTTGATTATACTAAAGTTGAATTTCCAGAACACTTAAATATCATGTCAAACATAGTAAAACTGGACAGAGGTGAAATATCTATCAAAACCAATCTGAACATTAAAGATAATATGATAGATAATTTTAATAGTGAGATGTATGTTCCTGCAACAATTGCTTACGCCAGCCTGGACTTCCAAAATAAAAGGGAGTTTATTCCTGAAGATGCTAGGTGGCCAGAGTATATAAAAAATGGGGATTTACTTTATCATCCTGAACTCAGAACAAAAATTTATACAGAGCTAAATATTGATCCAAATAAAAGCTATTATGAATTATCTAAGGAAATGGGATTTGATTTAGAGAGATTTTATTAA
- a CDS encoding TonB-dependent receptor, giving the protein MSIILKKRLLIALVLPTAALYYGQSTKDSLEKSKSIDEVMLVGRNLSQTAKERKTPVAVSNIKAAEIQEKLGNREFPEIMKSTPSVYVTKVGGGFGDSRINMRGFDGANIAVIINGQPVNDMQGGTVYWSNWTGLADIASSIQIQRGLGASKFVVPSVGGTINIVTKATDSEQKAMIKAEAGNDNYSRLSAMYSSGLKNKWGTTVLLSRWQGDGYINGTKGEGYSWFFSTGFKPNEKHAFNFIATGAPQVHDTRRSSATGANVATLQQFETYGRRYNPQTGMLNGSQFNLAPNFYHKPIASLNWDWNINDNLKLSTVVYGSWGRGGGGTGLNGSIVQGKNTMNFMNSNDGTINWDMIYRYNRGGSVTDYNGNTFQKSTFTAPTGSPTDYNGQYVSTLNGTTGIVRKQSINAHDWYGVIADLNYKKNNWTFNGGIDLKTYKGALYDIVTDMLGSDALFVKNTVNAPNGYYVDRTVKPEPLTKTGNTQKVSIYNEGLVKWAGVYGMVEYSSEKLSASVQGSVSEQYYKRRDYMLYTPGNQDTKWYHKTGYIVKGGANYNIDDHHNVFFNAGAISRQPLFNALFPSNQNIYNDAKNERIFSLELGYGFKSRYIDVNINAYRTQWDDRFISRTFNAGAADVAKFSQLKLGNAYFYNALNVGQLHQGVELEAKARPFANLRLRGMVSFGNWKYKGNANFNILDVQSNQEVAGATGMINIKDLKVGDAAQTTASLGVDYNITKAFSIDANWEYYDKLYAQFNPINFLTEADRERGIVKLPSYNLFDVGASYKFEIGQKKSLTLRANVYNLFNKYYISELSSNIHATDKIATGPGAGKTYQEAGRVYQGVADANTGFLGFGRTWSVAATFRF; this is encoded by the coding sequence ATGAGCATTATTTTAAAAAAGCGACTTCTTATAGCGCTTGTATTACCAACGGCCGCCTTGTATTATGGGCAGAGTACGAAGGATTCTTTAGAAAAATCTAAATCTATTGATGAGGTGATGTTGGTAGGTAGAAACCTTTCCCAAACAGCCAAAGAGAGAAAAACACCTGTTGCAGTTTCCAACATTAAGGCAGCTGAGATTCAGGAGAAACTGGGAAACAGAGAATTCCCTGAAATTATGAAGTCTACCCCTTCGGTATATGTTACCAAAGTAGGTGGTGGATTCGGAGACAGCAGAATTAACATGAGAGGTTTTGATGGTGCCAATATTGCGGTAATTATCAACGGACAGCCTGTTAATGACATGCAAGGAGGTACTGTGTACTGGTCTAACTGGACTGGACTAGCAGATATTGCAAGCTCTATTCAGATTCAGAGAGGTTTAGGAGCTTCTAAATTTGTAGTACCATCTGTAGGGGGAACGATCAATATTGTTACCAAAGCTACTGATTCTGAGCAAAAAGCAATGATTAAAGCGGAAGCTGGTAACGACAACTACTCCAGACTTTCAGCAATGTATTCTTCCGGGTTGAAAAACAAATGGGGAACCACAGTATTGCTTTCCCGTTGGCAAGGTGATGGTTACATCAACGGAACTAAAGGTGAAGGTTATTCATGGTTTTTCTCAACAGGATTTAAGCCAAATGAAAAACATGCGTTCAATTTTATTGCAACCGGGGCTCCACAGGTACACGACACAAGAAGATCTTCTGCAACCGGAGCTAATGTAGCAACCCTACAGCAGTTCGAAACTTACGGAAGAAGATACAATCCGCAAACAGGAATGCTGAATGGATCTCAATTCAATTTAGCACCTAACTTCTACCACAAACCCATTGCTTCATTGAACTGGGATTGGAATATTAATGACAACCTGAAATTATCCACAGTGGTTTACGGTTCTTGGGGACGTGGTGGTGGTGGTACCGGACTTAACGGTTCTATTGTACAAGGTAAAAATACCATGAACTTCATGAATAGTAATGATGGTACCATCAATTGGGATATGATTTACCGTTATAACAGAGGAGGTTCTGTTACAGATTATAATGGAAATACCTTCCAGAAATCTACTTTTACAGCTCCTACAGGTTCTCCTACTGATTACAACGGACAATATGTAAGTACTTTAAACGGAACTACCGGTATCGTTAGAAAACAAAGTATTAATGCTCATGACTGGTACGGAGTAATCGCAGACCTTAATTACAAAAAAAATAACTGGACTTTTAACGGAGGGATCGATCTTAAAACTTACAAAGGAGCTCTTTATGATATTGTTACTGATATGTTAGGATCAGATGCTTTATTTGTGAAAAATACAGTGAACGCTCCTAACGGTTATTATGTAGACCGTACAGTAAAGCCGGAACCTCTTACCAAAACAGGTAATACTCAGAAAGTATCTATCTACAACGAAGGGCTGGTAAAATGGGCTGGTGTATATGGAATGGTTGAATATAGTTCTGAAAAACTAAGTGCATCTGTTCAGGGGTCAGTTTCTGAGCAGTATTATAAGAGAAGAGACTATATGCTTTATACTCCTGGAAATCAAGACACCAAATGGTATCACAAAACAGGTTATATTGTAAAAGGAGGAGCTAACTACAATATTGATGATCATCATAATGTATTTTTTAATGCAGGAGCTATTTCAAGACAGCCTTTATTCAATGCCCTGTTCCCTTCTAACCAAAACATCTACAACGATGCGAAAAATGAAAGAATCTTCTCTTTAGAATTAGGATATGGTTTCAAATCCCGTTATATCGATGTTAATATCAATGCGTACAGAACTCAGTGGGATGACAGATTCATTTCAAGAACATTTAACGCAGGTGCAGCAGATGTTGCTAAGTTCTCTCAATTAAAGCTTGGAAATGCTTATTTCTATAATGCACTGAATGTTGGACAACTTCACCAGGGTGTTGAATTGGAAGCGAAAGCAAGACCTTTTGCTAACCTTAGATTGAGAGGGATGGTTTCATTCGGAAACTGGAAATACAAAGGAAACGCCAACTTCAATATTCTTGATGTTCAAAGCAACCAAGAAGTTGCCGGAGCAACAGGGATGATCAATATCAAAGATCTAAAAGTTGGAGATGCTGCACAAACTACAGCAAGTTTAGGTGTTGATTATAACATTACCAAAGCGTTCAGTATTGATGCTAACTGGGAATACTATGACAAATTATACGCTCAGTTCAACCCTATTAACTTCCTTACAGAAGCTGACAGAGAAAGAGGAATTGTAAAATTACCTAGCTATAATCTGTTTGATGTAGGAGCAAGCTACAAATTCGAAATCGGTCAGAAAAAATCTTTAACCTTAAGAGCGAATGTTTATAACTTATTCAACAAATATTATATTTCTGAGCTAAGTTCTAATATTCATGCTACTGATAAAATTGCTACAGGCCCGGGTGCTGGAAAAACATACCAGGAAGCAGGCAGAGTATATCAGGGTGTTGCTGATGCCAATACAGGTTTCTTAGGATTCGGAAGAACGTGGTCTGTGGCTGCGACTTTCAGATTCTAA
- a CDS encoding glyceraldehyde-3-phosphate dehydrogenase — protein sequence MKEKIVQITHSTGKYTLNILPGRLNEMQEQIDRCLNNEQAAIVVKNDNGEQFIYPSDLLKNSFIAIVDRITTEVF from the coding sequence ATGAAAGAAAAAATTGTTCAGATTACCCATTCTACGGGAAAATATACATTGAATATACTTCCTGGAAGACTTAATGAAATGCAGGAACAAATTGACAGATGTTTAAACAATGAGCAAGCAGCTATTGTTGTTAAAAACGATAATGGAGAACAATTCATCTATCCATCAGACCTTTTAAAAAATAGTTTTATTGCAATCGTAGATAGAATTACAACTGAAGTATTCTAA
- a CDS encoding glycosyltransferase family 2 protein: MTKKISILIANYNNGKYFKECYDSLIKQTYTHWEAIIVDDCSTDNSLEIIRQLIKNNDKFLLIENSENKGCGFTKRKCMDYATGDVCAYLDPDDALYATALEESMKQYGQNNIVCTYSKMMLCDENLNPQRVFSNTKQIYNNSLFFNCPIQFAHFFTFKKDIYWKTSGINPTLKTAIDQDLYLKILEHGKVKFIRKALYRYRLHDNGISQHKGKTEAKESFALVIYNTMKRRNIQYINHHKVPDQFTSPEAIFQLLNYQTRILYRLKLKFMLLFEK; encoded by the coding sequence ATGACGAAAAAAATTTCAATTTTAATTGCTAATTATAATAATGGAAAATATTTTAAAGAATGCTATGACTCTTTAATAAAACAGACCTATACTCATTGGGAAGCGATTATTGTTGATGATTGTTCTACGGATAATTCACTAGAGATTATTAGGCAATTAATAAAAAATAATGATAAGTTTCTACTAATTGAGAATTCTGAGAATAAAGGTTGTGGTTTTACTAAGCGAAAATGTATGGATTATGCCACTGGTGACGTTTGCGCTTATCTAGATCCTGATGATGCCCTTTATGCTACAGCATTAGAAGAATCAATGAAACAATATGGTCAAAATAATATTGTTTGTACTTATTCCAAAATGATGTTATGTGATGAAAATTTAAATCCACAGAGAGTATTTTCGAATACTAAACAAATTTATAATAATAGTCTATTTTTCAATTGTCCCATTCAATTTGCCCATTTCTTCACTTTCAAAAAAGATATTTATTGGAAAACATCAGGCATCAATCCTACCTTAAAAACTGCTATTGATCAGGATTTATACTTAAAAATATTGGAACATGGAAAAGTAAAGTTTATTAGAAAAGCTTTATATAGATATAGACTTCATGACAACGGGATTTCACAACACAAGGGAAAAACTGAGGCTAAGGAATCGTTTGCTTTAGTTATTTACAATACAATGAAAAGAAGAAATATCCAGTACATTAATCATCATAAAGTACCTGATCAATTTACAAGTCCGGAAGCTATTTTTCAATTATTAAATTATCAGACTCGTATTTTGTATCGGTTAAAATTAAAATTCATGTTGCTCTTTGAAAAATAG
- a CDS encoding AraC family transcriptional regulator, which produces MEDFKIEPFLHSENSVHYITTKGISDLMLTRPTQLFQPHKILFNCIHLFCEGEGTINIDFKTIDIKEKHILFASPNQICQFNTPVNYKSKIMIFTEGFLCQNSTQTQFYSETSLFNDPLNIRYLNLEDRFEEVLTLFDYIKSELARPYRDVQSTILNNYLFNILLIAEEISMNSKINLDFCGDKLLVAKFKSLVNKNLNGHLNLDYYCEELNITIRTLQKAFLKVEKETPKQWLINRMILEIKRNLMYNKLNVSEISHNLGFKELTNFTKFFKSKTGLTPTQFRKSIQK; this is translated from the coding sequence ATGGAGGATTTTAAAATTGAGCCTTTTTTGCATAGTGAGAATAGTGTTCATTATATCACAACAAAAGGAATATCAGATCTTATGTTGACCAGACCTACTCAACTTTTTCAACCTCACAAAATATTATTTAACTGTATTCATCTTTTTTGTGAAGGTGAAGGAACAATTAATATTGATTTTAAAACAATAGATATTAAGGAGAAACACATTTTATTTGCTTCCCCAAACCAGATCTGCCAATTTAATACTCCAGTTAATTATAAAAGTAAGATCATGATTTTTACTGAAGGTTTTCTTTGCCAGAACAGTACTCAAACTCAATTCTATAGCGAGACCAGTTTATTTAATGACCCTTTGAATATACGATATTTGAATTTAGAAGATCGGTTTGAAGAAGTATTAACTTTATTCGATTACATAAAAAGTGAATTGGCTAGACCGTACAGGGATGTACAGAGTACTATATTAAATAACTATTTGTTTAACATACTTCTGATTGCGGAGGAAATATCCATGAATTCTAAAATTAACCTGGACTTTTGTGGGGATAAACTTTTAGTGGCTAAGTTTAAATCTTTGGTAAATAAAAATCTAAATGGGCATTTAAATCTTGATTATTATTGTGAAGAATTGAATATAACTATTCGTACACTTCAGAAAGCGTTTCTTAAAGTGGAGAAGGAAACCCCAAAACAGTGGTTAATTAATAGGATGATACTAGAGATTAAAAGAAATCTGATGTATAATAAATTAAATGTTAGTGAGATTTCTCACAATTTGGGGTTTAAGGAACTTACTAATTTTACTAAATTTTTTAAGTCAAAAACAGGGTTAACTCCAACGCAATTTAGGAAATCAATACAAAAATAG
- a CDS encoding DUF885 domain-containing protein, whose amino-acid sequence MMKNKLALLSTVIVSCMSAQQKNIKLHQIFDQYYKESNVLSPLSATFNGIDGYNDQLPAYDENQLKKIHDFYIKYTNLLKPFENEDLNKEDRISLAILENDLQIALKTEKYHEEYMPINQMGGIPTYMALLGSGSSAQPFKTVKDYENWLKRCQAFSRWTDVSIQNMQKGIKAGVVLPKSLVMKIIPQLQKLAKNDDQSSFYEPIKNFPKDFSKEEQDRLSKNFKDVLAKNIFSSLQKLADFFQNEYLPKARSSSGINVFPNGKEMYKDYIFSMVTVDKDPEEVYRLGLSEVSRITEEMEKIKKSIGFKGSLPELFEFMKTDKQFMPFKTDKEVLEAYQDVYDKIKPNLSKYFGITPKTPFEIRKTEEFRAASASPQYFPGNLQTHRPGIFYAPILDPTKINITNMDMESVFLHEAIPGHHYQISIQYENTSVPEFRQKYMNGAFVEGWALYTESLGKDLGVYTNPYHQLGALGTEMHRAIRLVVDSGLHTGKMTREDAIKYMMDNEPVSEQFATAEIERYMANPAQALSYKIGELKIRELRDKYKVQLGSKFSIKDFHDTILKGGAMPLTVFENYMDDWAKSIK is encoded by the coding sequence ATGATGAAGAATAAACTAGCTTTACTCAGCACTGTTATTGTTTCCTGTATGAGTGCGCAGCAAAAGAATATCAAATTACACCAGATTTTTGACCAATATTATAAAGAGTCAAATGTACTAAGTCCTTTGAGTGCAACCTTTAATGGGATTGATGGCTATAACGATCAGCTTCCTGCTTATGATGAAAATCAGCTCAAAAAAATTCATGACTTTTATATAAAATATACCAACCTTCTGAAACCTTTTGAAAATGAGGATTTGAATAAAGAAGACCGTATTTCACTGGCAATTTTGGAGAATGATCTACAAATTGCGTTGAAAACAGAAAAATACCATGAAGAATATATGCCTATCAATCAGATGGGAGGAATTCCTACCTATATGGCCTTATTAGGCTCCGGTAGTTCAGCACAGCCTTTCAAAACGGTCAAAGACTATGAGAATTGGCTGAAGCGCTGTCAGGCTTTTTCAAGATGGACAGATGTCTCTATACAAAATATGCAAAAAGGTATCAAAGCAGGAGTTGTTTTGCCAAAATCTTTAGTGATGAAAATCATTCCGCAATTACAGAAACTGGCAAAAAATGATGATCAGTCTTCCTTTTATGAACCGATAAAGAATTTTCCCAAAGATTTTTCAAAAGAAGAACAAGATCGTTTAAGTAAAAACTTTAAAGATGTTCTGGCAAAAAATATTTTCTCATCGCTACAGAAACTTGCAGATTTTTTCCAGAATGAATATCTTCCAAAAGCCCGTTCATCCTCAGGAATCAATGTTTTTCCGAATGGAAAAGAAATGTATAAAGACTATATTTTTTCTATGGTAACGGTTGATAAAGACCCGGAAGAAGTATATAGATTAGGCCTATCTGAAGTGTCCAGAATCACTGAAGAAATGGAAAAAATTAAGAAGTCTATCGGCTTTAAGGGTTCACTTCCTGAATTATTTGAATTTATGAAAACCGATAAGCAGTTCATGCCTTTCAAAACAGATAAAGAAGTATTAGAAGCTTATCAGGATGTTTACGACAAGATAAAGCCTAACTTATCGAAGTATTTTGGAATTACCCCTAAAACACCTTTTGAAATTCGTAAAACAGAAGAGTTTAGAGCTGCTTCAGCATCCCCGCAATATTTTCCGGGAAATCTTCAAACCCATCGTCCCGGTATTTTTTATGCTCCTATTTTAGACCCAACAAAAATCAATATTACCAATATGGATATGGAAAGTGTATTTTTACACGAAGCCATTCCAGGTCATCATTATCAGATAAGCATTCAGTATGAAAATACTTCTGTTCCGGAATTTCGGCAAAAATATATGAATGGAGCATTTGTAGAAGGCTGGGCATTATATACGGAATCTCTGGGAAAAGATCTAGGAGTTTATACCAATCCGTATCATCAGCTTGGTGCATTAGGTACAGAGATGCACCGTGCGATCCGTTTGGTAGTAGATTCTGGTTTACACACAGGAAAAATGACCCGTGAAGATGCTATTAAATATATGATGGATAACGAACCTGTTTCTGAACAGTTTGCCACTGCTGAAATAGAACGGTATATGGCAAACCCTGCGCAGGCACTTTCTTATAAAATCGGAGAATTGAAAATAAGAGAACTGCGTGACAAATACAAAGTACAGTTAGGTTCTAAATTTAGTATCAAAGATTTTCATGATACCATCTTGAAAGGAGGAGCAATGCCTCTCACTGTTTTTGAGAATTATATGGACGACTGGGCAAAAAGTATCAAATAA
- the yddG gene encoding aromatic amino acid DMT transporter YddG — protein sequence MTRQTKATAIGFCAIILWSSIVGLIKEVSHSFGATAGAALIYTVASMFLLFTMKWVPLSKFPKKYLIYGGVLMVSYELCLALSIGYSTNSRQAIEVGMVNYLWPTFTMVATILFNNKKANWLIAPGIILSMLGIVWVLGGEQGLDISQMIANIKTNPLSYGLAFIGALLWAAYCVVTVRIANGVNGITLFFIMVAVALWIKYLIIGDSSSMQITLSSAIYLLLASCAMGFGYAAWNIGILHGNVTVLTGASYFIPVLSSALSSILLFTTLGVSFWQGAVMVCIGSVLCWQATRERKNK from the coding sequence ATGACCCGACAAACCAAGGCCACCGCCATCGGATTTTGCGCAATTATCCTATGGTCTTCTATTGTAGGACTTATCAAAGAAGTGAGCCATTCCTTTGGTGCCACTGCAGGAGCTGCATTAATATATACAGTTGCTTCGATGTTTTTGCTTTTTACTATGAAATGGGTTCCCTTATCAAAATTTCCAAAAAAATATTTAATCTATGGAGGGGTACTTATGGTTTCCTATGAGCTTTGTTTGGCCCTTTCTATAGGATATTCAACCAATAGCAGACAGGCCATTGAGGTGGGAATGGTCAATTATCTTTGGCCTACATTCACAATGGTGGCAACCATTCTTTTCAACAATAAAAAGGCAAACTGGTTGATTGCTCCGGGAATTATTCTTTCCATGTTGGGTATTGTCTGGGTATTGGGTGGAGAGCAAGGATTAGATATTTCTCAAATGATTGCTAACATTAAAACCAATCCATTAAGTTATGGATTAGCCTTTATCGGAGCTCTGTTATGGGCTGCTTATTGTGTAGTGACCGTTCGTATAGCCAATGGCGTAAATGGGATAACATTGTTTTTTATAATGGTTGCCGTTGCTTTATGGATAAAATATCTAATCATTGGTGACTCAAGCAGTATGCAGATTACTCTTTCTTCCGCTATATATCTTTTGCTTGCGTCATGTGCCATGGGATTTGGTTATGCAGCCTGGAACATCGGAATTTTACATGGAAATGTTACTGTATTAACCGGAGCCTCCTATTTTATTCCCGTTTTGTCATCAGCGCTATCTTCAATCCTTCTCTTTACAACATTGGGAGTGTCCTTCTGGCAAGGAGCAGTAATGGTTTGTATAGGTTCTGTACTTTGCTGGCAGGCAACCAGAGAACGAAAAAATAAGTAA
- a CDS encoding C40 family peptidase, whose amino-acid sequence MGSGLFEKKLNIKQLSVLLIASAFVVSCGSSKNVSSNRKSGSKTVVKSENLRKLDSKFDGKVSRSINDVLKDAEKYIGTPYRFGGNTSSGFDCSGFTVKVFEENDFNLPRRSSDQAAAGKNIDIRDVKPGDLLFFATAGGSRVSHVGIVHDIGPDGEVKFIHASTSKGVIISSLNEKYWNKAYLHAQRVL is encoded by the coding sequence ATGGGATCAGGATTATTTGAAAAAAAATTGAATATAAAGCAGCTTTCTGTATTACTGATTGCATCTGCTTTTGTAGTGTCTTGTGGATCTTCAAAAAATGTTTCTTCTAATAGGAAATCAGGTTCCAAAACAGTAGTGAAATCCGAAAATCTAAGAAAACTGGATTCCAAATTCGATGGGAAGGTTTCAAGATCCATCAATGATGTCTTAAAAGATGCCGAAAAATACATAGGCACTCCATACAGATTTGGAGGAAATACATCTTCAGGCTTCGATTGTTCCGGATTTACGGTAAAGGTTTTTGAAGAAAATGATTTTAACCTTCCAAGAAGATCATCCGATCAGGCTGCAGCAGGAAAGAATATTGATATCAGGGATGTAAAACCCGGTGATCTGTTATTTTTTGCTACCGCTGGAGGAAGTAGAGTATCTCATGTCGGGATTGTTCATGATATTGGCCCAGATGGGGAAGTGAAATTCATCCATGCTTCTACTTCAAAAGGAGTTATTATCTCATCCCTGAACGAAAAGTACTGGAATAAAGCTTACCTTCATGCTCAAAGGGTTTTATAA
- a CDS encoding MFS transporter gives MKRSIYVLALGAFGIITTEFGVVGILPTISRQFGVSIDTAGWLLSAFAITVAVSSPFITSITTKINRKFLLCLVMSIFVISNLISAFSTNFTMLMFARILPAILHPLFWNISIAIAFKEKGAKGVSTVMLGLSLATVLGIPMTTYAADLFHDWKASFFLSSAISLIAFIGLLIFIPTMPAEKEKSQQNQLTILKNPFLWINLISTIGTLAAMFSSYTYLTAYLEEITKMNGAQISIMLLLFGGMGTIGNWLMGLALSRNVKLTTRLFLLLLISVQVLAYFMGGIFISMVIIVSFWGMIHTGGFLVSNIRTTQNIPHHALEFVNSLLTSSFNIGISLGAFLGGIVSSYYGVQHVLFVSVLLLSATFLLSFFSFPKDITADENDEEKQLMTPVCEHI, from the coding sequence ATGAAAAGATCAATCTATGTCCTGGCGTTGGGAGCTTTCGGCATTATTACCACTGAGTTCGGGGTTGTGGGTATTCTTCCTACAATCAGCAGACAATTCGGAGTATCTATAGATACAGCAGGATGGCTACTGAGTGCTTTTGCCATCACCGTTGCTGTTTCTTCGCCATTTATTACTTCAATCACTACCAAAATAAACCGTAAATTTCTTCTATGTCTTGTGATGAGCATATTTGTAATTTCAAATCTTATCTCTGCTTTTTCTACCAATTTTACCATGCTTATGTTTGCCCGTATATTGCCTGCAATACTGCACCCGCTTTTTTGGAATATTTCCATTGCTATTGCATTCAAAGAAAAAGGTGCAAAAGGAGTATCTACAGTAATGCTTGGATTAAGTCTTGCTACCGTCCTTGGCATTCCGATGACGACTTATGCAGCAGATCTTTTCCATGACTGGAAGGCTTCATTTTTTCTGAGCAGTGCCATTAGTTTAATTGCATTTATTGGATTATTAATTTTCATCCCCACCATGCCTGCGGAAAAGGAAAAATCTCAACAAAATCAGCTAACCATATTGAAAAATCCTTTTTTATGGATCAACCTGATATCTACCATTGGTACATTGGCTGCCATGTTCTCTAGTTATACTTATCTTACTGCTTATCTTGAAGAAATTACCAAAATGAATGGTGCACAGATCAGTATTATGCTGCTTCTTTTCGGAGGAATGGGAACTATTGGCAACTGGCTTATGGGATTAGCTTTAAGCAGGAATGTAAAGCTTACAACAAGGCTATTTTTACTACTTCTTATTTCAGTACAAGTTCTGGCTTACTTTATGGGTGGAATTTTTATTTCGATGGTCATCATTGTGTCTTTTTGGGGAATGATTCACACAGGTGGTTTTTTGGTTTCCAATATCAGAACTACACAAAACATTCCTCATCATGCCCTGGAATTTGTTAACAGCCTACTTACATCCTCTTTTAATATTGGAATTTCATTAGGTGCATTTCTTGGAGGGATAGTAAGTTCCTATTATGGCGTTCAACATGTTCTTTTTGTAAGTGTTTTGCTTCTTTCCGCTACATTTTTACTGAGCTTCTTTTCTTTTCCTAAAGACATTACAGCAGATGAAAATGATGAAGAAAAGCAGCTTATGACACCTGTTTGTGAACATATTTAA
- a CDS encoding LytR/AlgR family response regulator transcription factor → MENRTFAFIKTDKKLVKLFFKDINIIKGLGNYVEVHTIDQNRYIYYRTLKDLIENLPEEFMRVHNSYIVNLTNIESFEDNQLLCGHLKITVAKSYKDCLLDAINKMML, encoded by the coding sequence ATGGAGAACAGAACATTTGCTTTTATTAAGACAGATAAAAAGCTGGTAAAGCTTTTTTTTAAGGATATCAATATCATCAAAGGTTTAGGTAATTATGTGGAAGTGCATACTATAGACCAAAACAGATACATCTATTACAGAACACTCAAAGATCTTATCGAAAATCTGCCGGAAGAATTCATGCGGGTTCATAACTCTTATATTGTTAACTTAACCAATATTGAATCTTTTGAAGATAATCAATTGTTATGCGGACATCTAAAAATTACCGTTGCTAAAAGTTATAAAGACTGTCTTCTTGATGCTATCAACAAAATGATGCTCTAA